From a single Gammaproteobacteria bacterium genomic region:
- a CDS encoding CDP-6-deoxy-delta-3,4-glucoseen reductase has protein sequence MSFKVQIRPSGHSFEAGAGESVLAAALRQGVVLPYGCRAGACGTCKAALLSGRVHYPDGLPSGLDDTVAGEILVCQAVPATDLVLEAREIQLPGDLEIKNLPAKVADLSPLTHDIMRLRLKLPPSERLQFLAGQYLEILLKDGRRRGFSIANAPHDDAFIELHIRLVPGGHFTHYVFTEMRPKAMLRIEGPLGTYYLREDSARPVILVGGGTGFAPLKGMLEHAFHRGIDRPLHLFWGVRGRRDLYLQERIAEWCARYPNFHYTPVLSEPAPEDRWGGETGLVSEAVARHYPELRGHELYMSGPPAMIDAARVRFLALGLPAAQMFSDAFEFAADIRSAATGSA, from the coding sequence ATGTCCTTCAAGGTTCAGATCCGGCCCAGCGGCCACAGTTTCGAGGCCGGGGCCGGCGAGTCCGTGCTGGCCGCCGCCCTGCGCCAGGGCGTGGTACTGCCCTACGGGTGCCGTGCCGGTGCCTGCGGTACCTGCAAGGCTGCCCTGCTGAGTGGGCGCGTGCACTACCCCGACGGCCTGCCGAGCGGACTCGATGATACCGTTGCCGGCGAGATCCTGGTCTGCCAGGCGGTGCCCGCGACCGATCTGGTACTGGAGGCCCGCGAGATCCAGCTGCCCGGTGACCTCGAGATCAAGAATCTGCCGGCCAAGGTCGCGGACCTGAGCCCGCTCACCCACGACATCATGCGGTTACGCCTGAAACTGCCCCCCAGCGAGCGACTGCAGTTCCTGGCCGGGCAGTATCTGGAGATCCTGCTCAAGGACGGTCGCCGGCGCGGCTTCTCCATCGCCAATGCCCCGCACGATGACGCCTTCATCGAACTGCACATCCGGCTGGTACCGGGCGGACACTTCACCCACTACGTCTTCACCGAGATGCGGCCCAAGGCTATGTTGCGCATCGAGGGTCCGTTGGGCACGTATTATCTGCGCGAGGACTCCGCGCGGCCGGTGATCCTGGTCGGTGGCGGCACCGGCTTCGCACCGCTCAAAGGCATGCTCGAGCATGCCTTCCACCGTGGCATCGATCGGCCGCTGCACCTGTTCTGGGGCGTACGCGGCCGCCGCGATCTGTATTTGCAGGAACGCATCGCCGAATGGTGTGCGCGCTATCCGAACTTCCACTACACGCCGGTGCTGTCAGAACCTGCACCGGAGGATCGCTGGGGCGGTGAGACCGGCCTGGTCAGCGAGGCAGTGGCGCGCCACTACCCCGAGCTGCGCGGTCATGAGTTGTACATGAGCGGCCCGCCGGCGATGATCGACGCGGCGCGCGTGCGCTTTCTCGCCCTTGGGTTACCGGCCGCGCAGATGTTCTCCGACGCCTTCGAATTCGCCGCCGACATTCGCAGTGCCGCCACCGGCTCAGCCTGA
- a CDS encoding SDR family oxidoreductase, whose translation MAPVLIVGCGYVGRRLAARLRAAGRVVSGLVRTAESAERLQALDITPLVADLDTPVPLPALPAGAEVHYFAPPPPEGVADPRLRRVLGALAGATPQRIVYLSTSGVYGDCAGAWVDETHPLRPTTPRARRRADAETALQSWGVATGVPVVILRVPGIYGPGKLPLERLRQGLPLLREADSPYTNRIHVDDLITTCRAAMARGVPGAAYNVSDGQPSNMTDYFNRIADVTGLPRPPVVGREDIAALSPGMRAFMAESKRLDNRRMREELGVEPRYPTLEAGLAACLEEESDV comes from the coding sequence ATGGCGCCTGTGCTAATCGTGGGCTGCGGCTATGTCGGCCGGCGTCTGGCGGCCCGGCTGCGGGCCGCAGGCCGGGTGGTGAGCGGTCTGGTGCGCACGGCGGAGTCCGCCGAACGGCTGCAGGCACTGGATATCACGCCCCTCGTCGCCGATCTGGACACGCCTGTGCCGCTGCCCGCGCTGCCAGCGGGCGCCGAGGTCCATTATTTCGCCCCGCCCCCCCCGGAGGGTGTGGCGGACCCGCGCCTGCGCCGGGTGCTGGGGGCGCTCGCCGGGGCCACGCCGCAGCGCATCGTCTACCTCAGCACCAGCGGCGTCTATGGCGACTGCGCCGGCGCCTGGGTCGACGAGACCCACCCGCTGCGACCGACCACGCCACGTGCCCGCCGGCGCGCCGACGCCGAGACCGCGCTGCAGTCGTGGGGTGTCGCGACCGGCGTGCCGGTGGTGATCCTGCGCGTGCCCGGCATCTACGGCCCGGGCAAGCTGCCGCTGGAGCGTCTGCGCCAAGGCCTGCCGCTGCTGCGCGAGGCGGACTCGCCCTACACCAACCGTATCCATGTCGACGATCTGATTACCACCTGCCGCGCTGCCATGGCGCGGGGGGTGCCGGGTGCCGCCTACAATGTCAGCGATGGCCAGCCCTCCAACATGACCGACTACTTCAACCGCATTGCCGACGTCACCGGCCTGCCGCGTCCGCCGGTAGTCGGGCGCGAGGATATCGCGGCGCTGAGCCCCGGCATGCGCGCCTTCATGGCAGAATCCAAGCGCCTCGACAACCGGCGCATGCGCGAG